In Stutzerimonas stutzeri, a genomic segment contains:
- a CDS encoding response regulator, giving the protein MIRVIVAEDHTIVREGIKQLIGLAKDMQVIGEAGNGQQLLDLLRQTPCDVVLLDISMPGVNGLEAIPRIRALSEPPAILVLSMHDEAQMAARALKIGAAGYATKDSDPALLLTAVRKVAAGGRYIDPELADRMVFEVGLTDSRPPHALLSEREYSVFERLVHGDSVNDIATKLALSSKTISTHKARLLQKLAAHSVADLVRYAMEHKLV; this is encoded by the coding sequence ATGATTCGGGTAATCGTCGCTGAAGACCACACCATCGTCCGCGAAGGCATCAAGCAACTGATCGGATTGGCCAAAGATATGCAGGTGATCGGCGAGGCCGGCAACGGCCAGCAACTGCTCGACCTGTTGCGACAGACGCCCTGCGATGTCGTCTTGCTGGACATTTCCATGCCTGGTGTCAATGGCTTGGAAGCCATCCCGCGAATCCGTGCGTTGAGCGAGCCGCCGGCGATTCTTGTTTTGTCGATGCATGACGAGGCGCAGATGGCGGCGCGGGCGCTGAAGATCGGCGCGGCCGGCTATGCCACCAAGGACAGCGATCCGGCGCTGCTGCTGACTGCGGTACGCAAAGTCGCCGCCGGTGGCCGTTATATCGATCCGGAGCTGGCAGACCGGATGGTTTTCGAGGTCGGTCTCACCGACTCTCGACCACCCCATGCGCTGCTGTCCGAGCGTGAGTATTCGGTGTTCGAGCGCCTGGTGCATGGCGACTCGGTCAATGACATCGCCACCAAACTGGCGCTCAGCAGCAAGACCATCAGCACCCACAAGGCGCGGCTGTTGCAAAAGCTCGCGGCCCACTCGGTGGCAGACCTGGTGCGCTATGCCATGGAGCACAAGCTGGTCTGA
- a CDS encoding PAS domain-containing sensor histidine kinase encodes MLSSLLRYCCLLLALVQLPALAASVPLSDAQLAWLDEHRLWRVGVVMIAPYAEYDQRQRRLSGFSVQFMEKLAVTLGVALQWHRYTNEAALEQAIQSGEIDLAPGLRQTANGLHVWRYSDPFLRVARLIIGDVNGPRAIDLERLNSSDLIALEGPGTVADYMNSNYPSQPVLEVDSQMEALRQLLEARVRFAIVDEPLFGLLSQKAEYASLDVVGDLGNPQLLRIGSRRDSPIMSAIIDQGLRNFPAQEFGRLQEQWLKSRSIDQSRRISYWRSLSLLLALLLAATVVMLVWQRRQQGLLEARLKSARRDIELREAAEEAQRLTQFCLDHSTVGILWLNWDSRVRYANQAAEELLGYATERLLDQPLQALEPGLGLDDWLQLWRDARSGVDDLRVHECEWQRADGSRFPAAVTLSFLRLGSKEYLVVFLADITERRRASAALQESEARLKAMAGNVPGLVFRLERQDAGGPVSIAYISEASQRLVGYSAELLLQPGRGIRSLVHPDDEPGYWSSQQQALQSMSDWRWQGRILTRSGEIRWADIRASVRGQLQGRQVWDGIVWDITDNKRIELELDASRAQLRKLAAHVETVREEEKAHIAREVHDELGQMLTVLKLEISMCEISFAQLDPGLAARLQGMKRLIAQLFQQVRDVATALRPPILDAGIASAIDWQARRFEERTGIACLVEVPECPPQLSDAKAVGLFRILQEALTNVMRHANAQTVSLRLERQGNMLCLCISDDGQGFAALPGRHGPSFGLVGMQERAQMLGGTLLVESQPGEGTSIHVSVPVDAPAESATLISTLES; translated from the coding sequence ATGTTGTCATCTCTGCTGCGTTATTGCTGCCTGTTACTTGCACTGGTTCAGCTACCAGCGCTGGCCGCGAGCGTTCCGCTGAGCGACGCGCAGCTGGCCTGGCTGGACGAGCATCGGCTATGGCGTGTGGGCGTGGTAATGATCGCGCCCTATGCCGAGTATGACCAACGTCAGCGGCGACTGTCCGGGTTCAGTGTGCAGTTCATGGAGAAGCTCGCCGTCACCCTCGGGGTGGCGTTGCAGTGGCATCGCTACACCAACGAAGCCGCGTTGGAACAGGCCATCCAATCCGGTGAGATCGACCTCGCGCCCGGCCTGCGGCAGACCGCCAACGGCTTGCATGTCTGGCGCTACAGTGACCCCTTCCTGCGCGTGGCGCGGTTGATCATCGGCGACGTCAACGGCCCGCGTGCGATTGATCTCGAGCGGCTGAACAGCAGTGACCTGATTGCATTGGAAGGGCCCGGAACGGTCGCCGATTACATGAACAGCAACTACCCGAGCCAACCGGTGCTGGAGGTAGACAGCCAGATGGAAGCGCTGCGTCAGCTGCTCGAGGCGCGGGTGCGTTTCGCCATCGTCGACGAGCCGTTGTTTGGCCTGCTCTCGCAAAAAGCCGAGTACGCCTCGCTGGACGTGGTGGGCGATCTCGGCAATCCACAGCTCCTGCGTATCGGCTCGCGGCGCGACAGCCCGATCATGAGCGCCATCATCGACCAGGGGCTACGCAACTTTCCCGCGCAGGAGTTCGGTCGGTTGCAGGAGCAGTGGTTGAAATCACGCAGCATCGATCAGTCGCGACGCATCAGTTACTGGCGCAGTCTCAGCCTGCTGTTGGCCCTGTTGCTGGCGGCAACGGTGGTCATGTTGGTCTGGCAGCGGCGTCAGCAGGGATTGCTCGAAGCTCGGCTGAAGTCGGCACGGCGAGATATCGAGCTGCGCGAGGCCGCCGAAGAGGCGCAGCGCCTGACGCAATTCTGTCTCGATCACAGCACCGTGGGCATCCTCTGGCTGAACTGGGACAGCCGTGTGCGCTACGCCAACCAGGCCGCAGAAGAACTCCTGGGATACGCCACTGAACGGTTGCTCGATCAGCCCTTACAGGCACTGGAACCGGGTCTGGGACTGGACGACTGGCTGCAGCTCTGGCGCGACGCGCGTAGCGGCGTCGATGACCTCCGGGTGCATGAGTGTGAGTGGCAGCGTGCCGACGGGAGCCGGTTTCCGGCTGCGGTGACCCTGAGCTTTCTGCGCCTGGGCAGCAAGGAATACCTGGTGGTGTTTCTCGCCGACATCACCGAGCGCCGCCGCGCCAGTGCCGCGCTGCAGGAGAGCGAGGCGCGGCTCAAGGCCATGGCGGGTAACGTGCCCGGGCTGGTGTTCCGCCTCGAGCGTCAGGACGCTGGCGGGCCGGTCAGCATCGCCTACATCAGCGAGGCCAGCCAGCGCCTGGTCGGCTATTCCGCGGAGCTGTTGTTGCAGCCCGGCCGCGGCATCCGCAGCCTGGTCCATCCCGATGATGAGCCAGGCTACTGGAGCAGCCAACAACAGGCGCTGCAAAGCATGAGTGACTGGCGCTGGCAGGGGCGCATCCTTACGCGGTCCGGGGAGATCCGCTGGGCCGATATCCGGGCCTCGGTGCGCGGCCAGTTGCAGGGCCGGCAGGTCTGGGACGGCATCGTCTGGGACATCACCGACAACAAGCGAATCGAGCTGGAGCTGGATGCCTCGCGCGCGCAACTGCGCAAACTGGCGGCGCACGTCGAAACCGTGCGCGAAGAAGAGAAGGCCCATATCGCCCGAGAAGTGCATGACGAGCTGGGGCAGATGCTCACGGTACTGAAGCTGGAAATCTCCATGTGCGAGATCAGCTTCGCCCAACTCGACCCCGGCCTGGCGGCACGGCTGCAGGGCATGAAACGACTAATTGCCCAGCTGTTCCAGCAGGTACGCGACGTGGCAACCGCGTTGCGCCCGCCGATTCTCGACGCCGGCATCGCCTCGGCCATCGACTGGCAGGCACGGCGCTTCGAGGAGCGCACGGGCATTGCATGCCTGGTGGAAGTACCGGAATGTCCGCCGCAGCTGAGCGATGCCAAGGCCGTCGGCCTGTTCCGCATCCTCCAGGAAGCGCTGACCAATGTCATGCGTCACGCCAATGCGCAAACGGTGAGCCTCCGCCTCGAGCGGCAGGGGAATATGCTGTGCTTGTGCATCAGCGATGATGGCCAAGGCTTCGCCGCCCTGCCGGGCCGTCATGGGCCCTCGTTCGGTCTGGTCGGCATGCAGGAACGGGCGCAGATGCTCGGCGGCACGCTGCTGGTGGAAAGCCAGCCGGGCGAGGGCACTTCGATTCATGTCTCGGTGCCGGTGGATGCGCCGGCCGAATCCGCGACGCTGATCAGCACACTGGAGAGCTAA
- a CDS encoding ABC transporter ATP-binding protein — protein sequence MLDSQTNNVLVSFRGIQKSYDGEALIVKDLNLDIRKGEFLTLLGPSGSGKTTSLMMLAGFETPTAGEILLGGRSINKLPPHKRDMGMVFQNYALFPHMTVSENLAFPLSVRGMAKLDVKERVKRALAMVQLEGFRNRYPAQLSGGQQQRVALARALVFEPQLVLMDEPLGALDKQLREQMQMEIKHLHQSLGVTVVYVTHDQGEALTMSDRVAVFHQGEIQQIDEPRALYEKPANTFVANFLGENNRLPARLVSRNGDNCTVELGRGERVEALAVKVGEPGAPVNLSIRPERVRLNDASASCPNRFSGRVAEFVYLGDHIRIRLEVCGISDFFVKQPIAEFDPALTVGDVVPIGWQVEHVRALDPLQAA from the coding sequence ATGCTCGATTCTCAAACGAACAATGTACTGGTCAGCTTTCGTGGCATCCAGAAGAGCTATGACGGCGAAGCGCTGATCGTCAAAGATCTCAACCTGGACATCCGCAAGGGCGAATTCCTCACGTTGCTCGGCCCGTCTGGCTCCGGCAAGACCACCAGCCTGATGATGCTCGCCGGTTTCGAGACGCCGACCGCCGGCGAAATCCTGCTCGGCGGGCGCTCGATCAACAAGCTGCCGCCGCACAAGCGTGACATGGGCATGGTGTTCCAGAACTACGCACTGTTCCCCCACATGACGGTGTCTGAAAACCTCGCATTCCCGTTAAGCGTGCGCGGCATGGCCAAGCTCGACGTCAAGGAGCGGGTCAAGCGCGCCCTGGCGATGGTGCAGCTCGAGGGTTTTCGCAATCGCTACCCGGCACAACTCTCCGGCGGCCAGCAGCAGCGTGTCGCATTGGCCCGCGCACTGGTGTTCGAGCCGCAGTTGGTTTTGATGGACGAGCCGCTGGGTGCACTGGACAAGCAACTGCGCGAGCAGATGCAGATGGAAATCAAGCATCTGCACCAGAGCCTGGGCGTCACCGTGGTGTATGTCACCCACGACCAAGGCGAGGCGCTGACCATGTCCGACCGGGTGGCGGTGTTCCATCAGGGCGAGATCCAGCAGATCGACGAACCGCGCGCACTGTATGAGAAACCCGCCAATACCTTCGTCGCCAATTTCCTCGGCGAGAACAACCGCCTGCCGGCGCGGCTGGTCAGCCGCAACGGCGACAACTGCACCGTCGAGCTTGGCCGTGGTGAAAGGGTCGAGGCGCTGGCGGTCAAGGTCGGCGAGCCCGGCGCACCGGTCAACCTGTCCATTCGCCCCGAGCGGGTTCGCTTGAATGACGCCAGTGCCAGCTGCCCGAATCGTTTCTCCGGGCGCGTCGCCGAGTTCGTTTATCTCGGCGATCACATTCGCATTCGCCTTGAGGTGTGCGGCATCAGTGACTTCTTCGTCAAGCAGCCGATCGCCGAATTCGATCCCGCCCTGACGGTTGGCGACGTGGTGCCGATCGGCTGGCAGGTGGAGCACGTCCGTGCACTGGATCCGCTGCAAGCGGCTTGA
- a CDS encoding alpha/beta hydrolase family protein, whose product MPRFRDSLRWVAILSSTLTVLTVAAADEPATTAPASVPVPAERPELPSRSDTMAADLLRQLPSSEFVSLKAGTKDFVALWRPANVGDPKGIIILLPGEGETADWPRGIGPLRRGLPDYGWHTLSLSLPDSPSLNPLAGPEEPTEPPADPAEAEPQPPVDESAPSEAGYLPEETAALPDETPIDGAAAEESTAAPPAEVAQAEQIAERIEAALAFARSKQPGAIVLLGQGTGGYWAARYIQQLAPTDVRHLLIIQPRQPEGQEEPLARLIPTLKLATGDFYYQDSNSQRSAARERLNASRRNKHPAYKQVGLQPPTGDREAAQEQLLRRVRGWLAKQT is encoded by the coding sequence ATGCCTCGTTTTCGCGATTCACTGCGGTGGGTTGCCATCCTGTCCTCGACCTTGACGGTGCTGACGGTCGCCGCTGCGGATGAGCCGGCCACGACCGCACCCGCTTCCGTGCCGGTTCCAGCCGAGCGGCCCGAACTGCCGTCACGCAGCGACACGATGGCAGCGGACCTGCTACGTCAGCTGCCCAGCAGCGAGTTCGTCAGCCTGAAGGCAGGCACCAAGGATTTCGTCGCACTCTGGCGGCCGGCCAACGTTGGCGACCCCAAGGGGATCATCATCCTGTTGCCCGGAGAGGGAGAAACGGCCGATTGGCCGCGTGGCATCGGCCCTCTGCGCCGTGGTCTGCCCGATTACGGTTGGCACACCCTGAGCCTCAGCCTACCGGACTCGCCTAGCCTGAACCCACTGGCGGGCCCGGAAGAGCCGACGGAGCCGCCAGCCGATCCCGCCGAAGCAGAACCACAGCCGCCCGTGGACGAAAGCGCACCCAGTGAGGCCGGGTATCTGCCAGAAGAAACGGCAGCACTGCCGGATGAAACGCCTATTGACGGCGCAGCGGCAGAAGAGTCCACCGCGGCGCCACCCGCTGAAGTTGCCCAGGCCGAGCAGATCGCTGAGCGTATCGAGGCAGCCCTCGCCTTCGCGCGCAGCAAGCAACCAGGGGCCATCGTGCTCCTCGGCCAGGGCACTGGGGGCTACTGGGCCGCACGCTATATTCAGCAGTTGGCACCGACCGATGTCCGGCACCTGTTGATTATCCAGCCGCGCCAACCCGAAGGGCAGGAAGAGCCGCTTGCACGCCTGATCCCGACGCTCAAGCTGGCAACGGGCGATTTCTATTACCAGGACAGTAACAGTCAGCGTTCGGCAGCGCGCGAGCGGCTCAACGCGAGCCGTCGAAACAAGCATCCGGCCTACAAGCAAGTTGGGTTACAACCACCCACTGGCGACCGTGAAGCCGCGCAGGAACAACTTCTGCGCCGGGTTCGCGGCTGGCTGGCCAAGCAGACGTAA